In Gammaproteobacteria bacterium, one genomic interval encodes:
- a CDS encoding TetR/AcrR family transcriptional regulator, with the protein MVGPQKQFDKDAALDRALAVFWRQGYELTSMQDLVKGMGINRASLYDTFGNKNQLYKLALQRYKDQAIATTRALLLDAPGSVRERLLNYFYSLKDAHKSDEGNFGCFLNNTAVELGPHQPDIAMAVRGGWTDMEKIFQEALDQAVNNGELSPDTNTAAIAATINMMLQGISVMAKAGTPEQQLGQIIETVLSLLGNPEPKG; encoded by the coding sequence ATGGTCGGCCCGCAAAAGCAATTTGATAAGGATGCAGCACTGGATCGCGCGCTTGCGGTTTTCTGGCGGCAGGGCTATGAACTGACATCGATGCAGGACCTGGTCAAGGGCATGGGGATTAACCGCGCCAGCCTGTATGACACCTTCGGGAATAAGAACCAGTTATACAAACTCGCCCTGCAACGCTACAAAGATCAGGCAATAGCCACAACCCGCGCATTGCTGCTCGATGCACCAGGATCGGTGCGGGAACGTCTGCTCAATTACTTCTACTCATTGAAAGATGCGCACAAATCCGATGAAGGCAACTTCGGATGTTTTCTCAACAATACCGCAGTGGAACTTGGCCCACATCAGCCCGATATCGCAATGGCGGTGCGTGGGGGCTGGACGGATATGGAGAAAATTTTTCAGGAAGCGCTCGATCAGGCCGTCAATAATGGCGAACTCTCACCGGATACGAATACTGCCGCCATCGCCGCCACCATCAATATGATGTTGCAAGGTATCAGCGTCATGGCCAAGGCAGGTACTCCGGAACAACAACTCGGACAAATAATTGAGACTGTGTTGAGTCTGTTGGGGAATCCTGAGCCAAAAGGCTGA
- a CDS encoding MBL fold metallo-hydrolase: MKHLAKTLTVSSLLLTSIGWTANSLADSPAEITRIADAMGGLERLRSVSNQTVSADITGIAPLQAPVPGGEPERFDNITYTITRALDGERFNTHWTLDIEFPLKTHYAFTEIINGEHGAVLGVDSILQTPQAPMQAIRLGARKINHFVTSPVAVVKAMLAAPTEVVLLGSLEHRERNETVLAIKKYGKDIQLWIDNNTHLPIKASYWDSNPSYGDTQIVTQYSDWQDAAGIKVPMLIKQSDQGMEMVRIQRRSVEFDIAFIADPFEVPASLNVDLDTGLYNIGVKYANWFHRYLLVGIPFDLNQYSPESVFLHPVGDGVFYLQGFTHHSLIVEMSDYLVLFDPVLLEERTQLVLPVIKQQWPNKKIKYVVPTHFHVDHSGGLRGYVADGAQLVTTERNEDFYENVLKSKHIVYPDLLALMHKKARMLEINDGETYVIDDGERRIHLLQIANRHAPGLIAPYIEDQKILFISDLYSPGFFTAPIPPQFSYWGLDLYNDLLPRKLEIKTIIGAHGGMGSFQDFIDAMNLTFPEL, encoded by the coding sequence ATGAAACACCTAGCAAAAACGCTGACGGTTTCCAGTCTGCTGCTAACAAGTATAGGCTGGACGGCCAACAGCCTCGCCGATTCCCCCGCCGAAATAACGCGCATCGCTGACGCCATGGGCGGGCTTGAACGGCTGCGCTCAGTGAGCAATCAAACGGTTTCGGCGGATATAACCGGTATCGCGCCGCTGCAGGCGCCCGTTCCCGGCGGCGAGCCTGAACGATTCGACAATATCACTTACACGATAACACGCGCCCTGGATGGCGAACGCTTCAACACGCATTGGACGCTCGATATCGAGTTTCCGTTGAAGACACACTATGCCTTCACTGAGATTATCAACGGCGAACATGGCGCAGTACTCGGTGTGGATAGCATTCTGCAAACGCCACAAGCGCCGATGCAGGCGATACGTCTCGGCGCGCGCAAGATTAACCATTTCGTCACCTCGCCGGTGGCCGTCGTCAAAGCCATGCTAGCCGCGCCGACTGAAGTCGTCTTACTTGGCTCTCTCGAACATAGAGAAAGAAATGAAACCGTTCTGGCGATAAAAAAATACGGCAAAGATATACAGCTGTGGATAGATAACAATACGCATTTGCCCATCAAGGCAAGCTACTGGGATTCGAATCCCTCATACGGTGATACACAAATCGTTACACAGTATAGCGACTGGCAAGACGCTGCAGGTATCAAAGTGCCAATGTTGATTAAGCAATCAGATCAGGGAATGGAAATGGTACGCATCCAACGCCGGTCTGTTGAATTTGACATCGCATTTATCGCAGACCCGTTTGAGGTTCCCGCGTCTCTGAACGTAGACTTGGATACAGGGCTGTACAATATAGGCGTGAAATATGCGAACTGGTTTCACCGCTATCTTCTGGTTGGCATCCCCTTCGACCTTAACCAGTACTCACCCGAATCGGTATTCTTACACCCGGTCGGCGATGGCGTGTTTTACCTACAGGGATTTACTCATCATTCCTTGATTGTCGAGATGTCGGACTATCTGGTGTTATTCGATCCCGTATTACTCGAAGAACGTACGCAACTGGTATTGCCTGTGATTAAACAACAGTGGCCGAATAAGAAAATCAAGTATGTCGTACCGACGCATTTCCATGTCGATCACAGCGGAGGCTTACGTGGCTATGTCGCCGACGGTGCGCAACTCGTCACCACCGAACGTAATGAAGACTTCTATGAAAACGTGCTCAAATCCAAACACATTGTTTATCCTGACTTGCTCGCACTCATGCACAAAAAAGCTCGTATGCTCGAGATTAACGACGGTGAAACCTATGTCATTGATGACGGTGAGAGACGCATTCATTTGCTACAGATTGCCAATCGACATGCCCCCGGACTTATCGCGCCCTATATAGAAGATCAAAAAATACTATTTATCTCTGATCTCTACAGCCCCGGCTTCTTTACGGCGCCAATACCGCCACAGTTTTCGTATTGGGGTCTGGATTTGTATAACGATCTCCTCCCCCGCAAGCTGGAAATAAAAACAATAATCGGCGCACACGGCGGCATGGGAAGTTTTCAGGACTTTATTGACGCAATGAACCTTACGTTTCCGGAGCTATAA